The DNA sequence GCGGGGTCCCGGTCCGGGAGGAGACGATCCCGGTACGGCGGGTGCCGATCGGGCCGGACGGCTCCCCGGACGCCCCGGGCAACGTGATCGGGGTGATCCAGCGCTCGACCAACCTGTCGTCGGCGCGCACCCCGTCCCGCCTCGAGCTCACCTACCTGCAGAGCGCGTCGGACCTGGCGCAGATGGTGGCCGAGGGCCGGTTCCCGTTCCGGGAGGACGAGCCGAGCCTGGTCCGTTCCCCGCGGGTGGGTGACGGCCTGCTCCGGCTCGACCGGTCCGGCCGGGTCACCTACGCGTCGCCGAACGCCCTGTCCGCCTACCGCCGCCTCGGCCTGCAGGCCGACCTCGTCGGCGCCGACCTGGGCAAGGTCACCGCCCAGCTGTGCTACTCCGACGAGCCGGTGGACGAGTCGTTGATGATCGTGGCGAGCGGCCGGGCGCCCCGGGAGACCGAGGTCGAGGCCGGCGGCACCGTGGTCCAGCTCCGCGCGATCCCGCTGATCATCGGCGGGCAGCGCATCGGCGCGCTCGTGCTGCTGCGCGACGTGACCGAGCTGCGCCGCCGCGAGCGGGAGCTGATGACCAAGGACGCCACGATCCGGGAGATCCACCACCGGGTGAAGAACAACCTGCAGACGGTGGCCGCGCTGCTCCGGCTGCAGGCCCGGCGGCTCAACGTGCCCGAGGGGCGGGAGGCGCTGGAGGAGGCGGTGCGCCGGGTCGGGTCGATCGCGATCGTGCACGAGACCCTGGCGCACACGCCCGAGGAGATGGTCGACTTCGACGACATCGCCGACCGGGTGATCGCGATGACCGGCGAGGTGTCCGTCGCTCCGGTCACGCCGCGCCGGGTGGGCTCGTTCGGCGTGCTCCCCTCGGTCGTGGCCACGCCGCTGGCGATGGTCCTCACCGAGCTGCTGCAGAACGCCGTGGAGCATGGTTTCGACCGCCGTACCGGTGAGCTGACGGTGCGGGCGACGCGGAGCGCGGACCGCCTCGAGGTCGTCGTCGCGGACAACGGCAAGGGGCTGCCGCCCGACTTCGATCTGGAGTCCTCGACGAGCCTCGGCCTGCAGATCGTCCGCACCCTCGTGGTGGGGGAGCTGTCCGGTCGGCTGTCCATCGAGCCCCGGGAGGGCGGGGGCACCGAGGTGACCCTCTCCATCCCGTTGCCGGGGTGAGGCACCGGGCCCGGCCGTCGCACCGCGGGCCTGCCCTGGGGACCCGCGCCGCGGACCGGTGCCGTACGGGCCTACCCTAGGGATCGGCTCGCCGGATCGGCGCCGCGGCGACCTGCGCTACGACATCCGTCTCGGTTCCGGCCCCCTGCCCCGGTGAGACAGGGGGACCGGACTGATGTAGGGTACGGCCAAGCTCTGGTCGAGGGGGTGAGGCGCGGGATATGTCAGACGGCGGCGGCGCGGGCGCGCGCACGGGCGGCACGACGCTTGAGGGCGCGGCGCTCGTCCTCGCTCATCCCGCCCCAGACACCGGCGTCCTGACCGGTCTCCAGAGCCCACTTGAGGCAGAGTTCGCTGACCGAGCACTGCCGGCACACCTGCTTGGCCTCCTCGATCTGCAGGAGGGCCGGTCCGGTGTTGCCGATCGGGAAGAACAGCTCGGGGTCCACGTCACGGCAGGCAGCGCGGTGGCGCCAGTCCATGCGTCACTCCTTCGTCAGTGGAGCTCGCGGGCTCCGGTGGGGCCGTACTTTGTGAAGAGTTTCACGAGGCGTGGCAAACGGGGGCCCGAAACGTGTCGTTTCGGGCTTATATGAGGTGATCGCCGAAGGACCTTGCGAGGTTGCCGCTCGCAAAGGTCCTACGTTCCGACGTCAAGATGAGCTTTTCAGGAGGCTCAACCACACGCAAGAGGTTTGGACGAACGTTTTGCCGGTTATGACTGTTGATTGCGTCACACCATTACTTAGTGTAGTCGGTTAGGCAACGACCTGTAACGCATTCGGCACGGACCGGAAGGTGATCCGTTCGCGTTCCCCGAGGTAGTCACCGTCGAGCTGGAACGCGATCGGCCGCGTCGCGACCAGCGTGAACTCCTCCTCGTCGTGGGTCTGCACCAGGTGACGGCCCCGCAGCAGGGTGTCCCGCTCCCGCAGCACCTGCGGCAGCACCCGCAGCATCGTCGGCAGGCCCATGCGCTTGAGCCCGAGCATGTCGAGGCCGGTGGCGAAGCTCGCCCACGGCGTGGGGTTGATCGGCCACGGTCCCGCGTACGTCCACGGCGCGGTGTTCGAGATGATCGCCATGAAGATGCCGTCCTCGGGGCGGTGCCCCGGGCGCTCCAGCCGGAGCGCCGGCGTGCGGCGGTCGGTGAGGAAGAAGTGCCGCACCGCGGTCCGGGTGTAGAGCACCGGCCCGGCCCGGTGGCCCGCGCCGCGCAGCGCCTCCACCGCGCGCACCACCTCGGCGTCGTAGCCCACCCCGGCGCAGAAGGTGAAGTACCGGTCGCCGCCCTCCGGGTCGGAGGCGAGGCCGAGGTTCACGGTCCGGCGGCGGCCCTCCCGCAGCGCCTCCAGCACCGCCCCGGTCGCCTCCACCGCGTTGTTCGGCAGGCCGAGGGCCCGGGCGAAGACGTTGGCGCTGCCCCCGGGGATCACCATGAGCGCCGGTACGGCGGCGCCGTCCGGCGGGGCCGTACCATCGGTCCCGGCCGCGCCGAGCAGGCCGTTAACCGCCTCGTTGATCGTGCCGTCGCCGCCGAGCACCGCCACCACGTCGAATCCCTTCTCCCGGGCGGTCCCGGCGAGGGCGGCCGCGTGGCCCCGGTAGCCGGTCTCCTCCACGGTGAGGTCGACGGCCGCGCTCAGGGCGCGGATGAGGACGGTCCGGGTACGCCGGGTGGTCGTCGTGGCCATGGGGTTGACCAGCAGCAGTGCGCGCATGCCGAAAAGCGTATCGGGGGGTAGGGTTGCCGGATGTGTCCAAGCCTCCGTTCACGCTGGTCATCGCCGCCGCGGTCCTCGCCCTGGAAGGGTTGTGCGTACTGGGCCTCGGCGGCTACGTCGCCGTCATGACCGTGATCGGCCGGCCCCGCGACCTCGCCAGCTCGATCGCCGAGGCGGCGATCGGCGTCGTCTTCGGGGCGGCGCTCATCTGGGTGGCCTGGGGCGCGTTCGGCGCGCAGCGGTGGAGCCGTTCGCCGGGCGTGCTCGCGCAGATCTTCGCGCTACCGGTCGCGATCACGCTGATCCAGTCCGGCAGGCAGCTGGCCGGGGCGGCGCTGCTCGTGGCGGCGCTCACCGCGATCGCCACGCTGCTCGCCCCGCCGTCCACCCGCGTGCTGTACGACGGCGTCTTCCCCGACGGCCCCGCCGAGGACGGCGGGACGGCCCCGCCGGATTCCGGCCCGGCGAAGGGCACGGCGAAGCCCGGGGAGGGGCGTAAGGAGCCCAAGGGGAAGCGCTCCGGCACGGGACGCGGCCGGGACTCCCGGCCGCGCTAGGTCCCGTTCGTCCGCCTCGGCGCCTGCCGTCAGTCCTCCGCGGTGAGGCCCTCGCGGAGCTGCGCGAGGGTGCGCGCGAGCAGCCGCGACACGTGCATCTGCGAGATGCCGAGCTCGTTCGCGATCTGGGACTGCGTCATGTTGCCGAAGAACCGCAGCAGCAGGATGCGCTTCTCCCGGGGCGGCAGCCGTTCCAGCAGCGGCTTGAGCGACTCGCGGTACTCGACCCCCTCCAGCGAGTCGTCCACGATGCCGAGCGAGTCGGCGACGGCGGGCGCGTCCTCGTCCCCGGAGTCCGGCGCGTCGAGGGAGACCGTGGAGTACGCGTTGGCGGACTCCAGGCCCTCGAGCACGTCCTCCTCGCTCATCTGCAGGTGCTCGGCGAGCTCGCTCACCGTGGGGGCGCGGCCCTCGCGCTGGGAGAGCTCGCTGATCGCCTTGGTGAGCGACAGCTTCAGCTCCTGCAGCCGGCGCGGCACCCGGACGGCCCAGCCCTTGTCCCGGAAGTGCCGCTTGATCTCGCCCACGATCGTGGGCGTGGCGTACGTGGAGAACTCCACCCCGCGGTCGAGGTCGAACCGGTCGATCGACTTGATCAGGCCGATCGTCGCCACCTGGGTGAGGTCGTCGAGCCACTCGCCGCGGTTGCGGAAGCGGCGGGCAAGGTACTCCACCAGCGGCAGGTGGAGCTCGACCAGCTCGTCCCGGATGCGCTGGCGGCGCGGGTCGTCGGGGGGCAGCGTGGCGAGCTCGGCGAAGAGCGTGCGCGCGCGCACGCGGTCGGGCACCGCCGCCTGTTCGCTGGAGGGCATGGCACGGGTCCTTTCCATCACACCGGCCCCGCCACGTCTCGACGTTTCCGCAACACGATCGCCATGCGATCAGGGGAATCGGTGACCGCGTCGACGTCGTCGGCGAGCGCGGTGAGAACCATCCACGCGAAGTCGTCGCGGCGCGGCTCGGTGGTGCCGACCGTGCTCACCTCGACGCGAACGGTCATCTCGTCCCCGTCCAGCTCGAACTCGGCGACCAGGTCGGTGCCGGGCACCGCCTGCCGCAGCAGCATGGCGCACGCCTCGTCCACCGCGATCCGCAGATCCTCGATCTGGTCGATGGTGAAGTCCAGACGCGCGGCGAGCCCGGCGGTCGCCGTACGCAACACGGACAGATAGGCGCTCACCGCCGGCATGCGCACGCACACCGCGTCGCGCACCCCCGGTATGCCGACGCCCTGAGCACGCGTCACCGTCTCGTCAGCCACGTTCCTCCTCGTACAAAGCCGCTGACTGCAACCTACCGTCCCCGGGACACCTTTGGTGTCCTGGGCACGCCGACAGGTCGTGATCTTGCGGCAAATGTTCGGGCCCCGAGTGGTCTGTCACCACACGGGGCCCAGGAAAAACTCGGTGACGCGGCCCGGTCAGGCGGCCTGCTTGGTCTCCCAGAAGATCTTGGCGATCTCGTCGATCTTGGAGAGCAGCTCGTCGGCCTTGGCGGGGTCGACGGTGCCCTTGGCCCCGGCGGTGCCCGCGAGCTTGGTCGCCTCCCAGAACAGCTGGTGGAGCTGCGGGTACTTCTCCAGGTGGTGCGGCTTGAAGTAGTCGGTCCACAGCACCCACAGGTGGTGCTTCACCAGCTCGGCCCGCTGCTCCTTGATGATCAGCGCCCGGGTGCGGAACACCGGGTCCTCGTTCTCGGCGTACTTCTGAATGATCGCCTTGATGGACTCGGCCTCGATGCGGGCCTGCGCGGGGTCGTAGACGCCGCAGGGCAGGTCGCAGTGGGCCGACGCCTCGTATCGCGGCCGAAGCAGTCGTGCGAGCATTGGAAGGTCCTTCCTCAATGCCGGAGACTCAGCATGATTTAATTTCTGACCTTACCGGCATCGAAAGGATCACACCGACGGGGATGGGCTTCCTGCGCGTGCGTGTCACCGGCGAGTCGATGCTGCCCACCCTGCACCCGGGGGACTGGCTCGTGGTGCGCCGTACCGCCGCCCCGCGGCCCGGCGATCTCGTGGTGGCCCGCCTGCCGGACGACCCCGAGCGGCTGATCGTCAAGCGGCTGACCGGTGGGGGACCGGAGGAGGGCTGGTGGCTGGAGAGCGACAACCAGCGCGCCCCCGGCCGCCGGGACAGCTGGGACTTCGGCCCGGTGCCCGCCGCGCTGCTGGTCGGCCGCGTCGTGCTGCGCTACTGGCCGCTGCGGCACGGCCTGCGGCCCCGCTGAGGGCCGCGCGGCCGTGCCGCCGGCGATTGCCCAGGGGCCTCAGGATCCCCCGCGCCGCCGGGCGCGGAACCTGGCCACGTTCGCCCGGCTCGCGCAGCGCTTGGAGCAGTAGCGGCGCGAGCGGTTGGAGGAGACGTCGAGGTACGCGCGGCGGCACGGCGCGGCCTGGCACAGGCCCAGCCGGTCGAGGCCGAGGCGGGTGACCAGCGTGGCGAGGCCCATCACCGCGCACACCGCGTACTGGTCGTAGACCCGCCCGGCCCCGGTGAGGTGCATGTGCCAGCCCTTGTCGTCGTGCCGGACGATCTGCGGGTGCGCCGGGTGCCGGATGAGCAGCAGGTTGAGCCGCTCCACGGCGTCCTCCTCGTCGCCCTTCGCCACGGCCTCGAACACGGCGGTGAGCTCCTCGCGCAGCTCGCGCATGGCGTCGAGATCACCCCTGGTGATGCGAGCGGCCTGCAGGCCGCGCCCGGTCTCGCCGAGCAGAGTGCGCAGCCCGTCGAGGTTGCTGAGGTCCTCGTGGTTGACCAGCTTCACGGCAAGGTCGGCGTATGAGCTCAAGTCCACCTGTGCGATCCGTAGCGTAGGGAGGGGGCGCGTGGCGAACGGCACCCGAGAGATGACCGTTTCTTGAGTATCACACGACCGCGCGCCCTGATCATCCCGCCGGGGCGGATGATCCGATCACCCCTCCGGATGGAGCACCCGGCGCAGGAAGGTGCGGGTCCGCTCCTGCCGGGGCGCCCCGATCACCTGCTCGGGCGGGCCGTCCTCGACGATCACCCCGCCGTCCATGAACACCACCCGGTCGGCCACCTCCCGGGCGAAGCCCATCTCGTGGGTGACCACGAGCATCGTCATGCCGTCCTCGGCGAGCTTGCGCATCACCGTGAGCACGTCGCCGACGAGCTCGGGGTCGAGGGCCGAGGTGGGCTCGTCGAAGAGCATGAGCGCGGGGTCCATGGCCAGCGCCCGGGCGATCGCCACCCGCTGCTGCTGCCCGCCGGAGAGCTGGCTCGGGTAGGAGTTCGCCCGGTCGGCGAGCCCGACCCGTTCCAGGTTCTCGATGGCGATCCGCTCGGCCTCGCGTTTGCCGCGCCGCAGCACCCGCTGCTGCGCGATCGTGACGTTGCGCAGCACGGTGAGGTGCGGGAACAGGTTGAACTGCTGGAACACCATGCCGATGCGGCGCCGGGCCGCGTCGATGTCCACGTCCGGGTCGGTGAGCTCGACGCCGTCCACGAACACCTGGCCCGCGGTGGGCTGCTCCAGCAGGTTGACGCAGCGCAGCAGGGTGGACTTGCCCGACCCGGACGGGCCGATGACGCAGACCACCTGCCCCGGCTCCACGGTGAAGTCGATGCCCTTGAGCACCTCGAGGTCGCCGAACGACTTGTGCAGCCCGCGGATCTCGACGGCGTGCCCGGCGGTGCCGCTCGGTGCCGTGCTCGGTGCGGCGCTCATTGCCCCTTCCCCTGGCGTGCTTCCAGCCGCCGGGCGAGATACCCGAGCGGAATGGTGATCAACAGGTAGGTTGCGCCCGCCATGATGATCGGTGTCGGGTTCGCCGTGGCGGAGGCGAGGTCGTTGCCGAACTTGGCGAGCTCCACCTGGGTCGAGGTCACCCCGAGGATGAACACGAGCGAGGAGTCCTTGAACAGCAGGACGAGCTCGTTGGTGAGCGGCGGGACCACGATCCGCACGGCCTGCGGGATCACGATGGAGACCATCGCCCGGCTGTGGCTCATGCCGAGCGAGCGCGCGGCCTCCATCTGCCCCTTCGGCACCGCCTGCAGCCCGGCCCGGAAGGTCTCGGCCATGTAGGCGGCCGAGACCAGGGCGAGCGCGAGCGCGACGCTGCCGTACACCCCGCCGGGGAGGGCGAACCCGGGGAAGGCGATCGGCAGGCCGGTGCCGATCAGCAGGAAGATCACCAGGGCCGGCAGTCCGCGGAAGACCTCGACGTAGAGCCGGGCGATCCAGCGGTACGGCGCGACCGAGGAGAGCCGCATGAGCGCGAGCGGCAGCCCGAGCGCGAAGCCGAGCGCGTACCCGGTCACCGTGTAGATGACCGTGTTCACCAGCGCCACGGTGAACAGCTCGGGCAGCCCCTGCTCGGCCACCTCGAGGTTGAAGAACGACCGCTGGATCGACGGCCAGTCCGCGATGAGAACGAGTATCACCACGACGGCGATCAGCACGGCGTACTGGACGCCGCGGCTGATCCGCTGTCGCCGCCGCGGACTCAGGCGTGCGGTCATGACGAGGCGGGCTGGGGCTCGGTGCCGAACCACTTCTTGTAGATCTCGTTGTACGTGCCGTCCTGCTTGGCGGCCTCGATCGTCTCGTTGACCACCTGGAGCAGGGCGGTGTTGCCCTTCTTCAGGCCGATGCCGTACTGCTCACCGGTGTCGAGGCTGGCGGCGAGCTCGAACTTCTCGGCGACGTCCGGCTTCTTCAGCCAGGTGAGCACCACCGGCAGGTCCTGCACGATCACGTCGACCTGCCCGGCCTGCAGGGCGAACAGCTCCTTGGGGGAGTCGGGGTACTCCACCGGGTCGAAGCCCTTCGACTTGACGTAGTCGAGGCCGGTGGTGGAGGCCTGGGCGCCGAGCTTGAGGCCCTTGGCCTTGACGTCCTCGAGCGAGGTGATGCCGCTGCCCTTCTTCGCGAGCAGCGCCTGGGTGGCGTCGAAGTACGGCACCGAGAAGTCGATGTTCTGCTTGCGCTCCTCGGTGATCGTCATGCCCGCGGCGGCGACGTCGCACCGGCCGGCGTTGAGCGCGGCGCCGCTCTTGATCGCGGCGAAGTCGATGTCGAGGATCTCCTGGGTGACCCCGAGCTTCTTCGCCACGAGGTCCACGATGTCCACGTCGAAGCCCACGACCTTGCCGTCCTGGTTGAACTGGAACGGCTCGTAGGGGACGTTGGTGCACGTCGTCAGCTTGCCCGGGTTGACGAGGGTTACTCCGCCGGAGGACGACTGCGCGGTCGCGCCGGTGTTGCCGGCGTCGCCCGAGTCCCCGCCGCAGGCGGAGAGGCCGGTGACGGCGGCCAACGCGGTCACGGTGAGCGCGAGTACGCCTCGGCGGGGGAATGGGAAGGGCATCGCGGCCTCCTGAACAGCCGATTAACTCATTAGAACGCGGTTATTGTGATATTCGGTGCATAACGGACGGGCTACGTCGACGCGCCAACCCGGACACCGTCCGAGGTCACGCCGTGTGGCACAATCAAGCGACGGGTGACCCCCGTGCCCCTTGATGAGAGACGACCGTCCTCGGCAGGGGCTCCGGCGGCTACCGAAGCCGGATCTTCCGCCTTCCGCGGCGTCTACCGAGAAAGCTGTCCCGATCAGAGTTGTGGGGTCACTGTGACGCCTTCTTTGCAAATGCTCGACTCCGATCCCGCTTTCGCCCTGCACCGTGGGGGGAAACTCGAGGTGCGGGCAACCGTCGAGGTCCGCGACACCGACGATCTCGCGCTCGCCTACACCCCCGGGGTGGCCCGGGTGTGCAGCGCGATCGCGGATGAGTCGGCGCTGGTCAACGACTATACGTGGGTTTCCGGAGTGGTGGCGGTGGTGTCGGACGGCACCGCCGTGCTCGGGCTCGGTGACATCGGCCCCGCGGCGGCGATGCCCGTGATGGAGGGCAAGGCGCTGCTGTTCAAGCAGTTCGCCGACGTCAACGCGGTGCCGATCTGCCTCGACTGCACCGATGTCGACGAGATCGTGGAGACCGTGGTGCGCCTCGCGCCGAGCTTCGGCGGCATCAACCTCGAGGACATCAGCGCGCCGCGGTGCTTCGAGATCGAGGACCGGCTGCGGGCACGCCTCGACATCCCGGTCTTCCACGACGACCAGCACGGCACCGCGATCGTGGCGCTCGCCGCCCTGCTCAACGCGGCGAAGGTGGTGGGCCGTCCCATCGGCGAGATGCGCGCCGTGGTGGCGGGCGCCGGCGCGTCCGGCGTGGCGGTGAGCCGGTTCCTGCTCACCGCCGGCATCGGGGACATCGCGGTCGCCGACAGCAAGGGCCTGCTGTACGAGGGCCGGGAGGGCATGAACCCGGTCAAGGCCGCGCTCGCCCGCGACACGAACCGGGCGGGCTACAAGGGCTCCATCGAGGAGGCGCTCGCCGGGGCCGACGTGTTCATCGGCCTGTCGGGCTCCACGGTGAGCGAGGAGGCGATCGCGAGCATGGGGCGCGACGCGATCGTGTTCGCCCTGTCCAACCCGACGCCGGAGGTGCACCCGGACGTGGCGCGCAGGTACGCCCGGGTGGTGGCGACCGGCCGGTCGGACTTCCCGAACCAGATCAACAACGTGCTCGCCTTCCCGGGCGTGTTCCGCGGCGCCATCGACGTGCGCGCGTCGGACATCACCGAGAACATGAAGGTGGCCGCCGCGCACGCGCTCGCGGACGTCGTCGGCGATCTCGTGTCCGAGGACTACGTGATCCCGAGCCCGTTCGACCGCCGGGTCGCGCCCGCGGTCGCCGCCGCCGTCGCCGAACAGGCGCGCAAGGACGGCGTCGCCCGCCGATAGGGCCCGCGACCGGCACCGGCCGGCGGGTGGTGAGGCGAAAACATACGCGTTTTTGAACGGATCCGTGCCCCCCGTGCAGGACCTGCACGGGGGGCACACGCGTCTTCGCGGCCGAAAACGCCGTCGTGGATTGAGTGAATCGTCGGTAAACGGCGCAAGGCCCGGCCGGGAAGGCCGGGCCTTGCTGAAGCTGGGGCTGGGTCAGAGGTTTGGACCCCCTGAACCCGGGCGGTTCCTCAGGAACTACTTCTTGAGGAGCTCGCCGTTCTTGCCAACGATGCTGCCGGACCAGGTGTTGGCGGCGGCGTCGTAGATCGCCTTGGTCTCACCGTCGAAGTACGGCGAGGCCACGAAGTCGATCCGGCCGTTGCCGTCGCTGTCGCCGAACCAGCTGATGACACCGTTGACGTAGCCGACGCGCTTGGCGCTGCTGTACTGCCAGATCAGCGGACCACCGTCGGCACCGGCGGTCATCGCGGACTTCAGACCGATGGACTCCTCGGCCTTCAGCTTGGTGTTGATCGCGGTGTAGGTCTTGCCGTACGACCACTTCATGGTCACACCGGTGTACGGCTTGTTGCCGTCCGGGTGCTCGGCGCCCGGGTAACCGAAGGCGAACACCGTGGTGCCGCGCTTCTGGTTCCAGGCGAAGCCCTGGGCACCGACGTTCTTGGCCAGCGGGCCGACGTCCTTGACCTTGCCCACGTAGAAGTGGTCGAGGTAGAACTTGATGCTCTTGGTGGGCTTGATCCACTGGACGACGAAGTACTGGATGTGCCAGTAGTTGCCCCGCTTGTCCTGGATCACCTGGCCCAGGACCTTGCCGGCGGCCTTGTCCTTGAGCAGCTGCTCGTACTGGGCCTTGGTCAGCGGGGTCCACTTCGGCGGGAAGACCTTGGTGCCGTTGGCCGGCTTGACGCCCTTCTTCGGGTCCGGGGCGTTCTTCCACTGCTCCGCGGTGACCTCGACCTCGGACTTGACGGCACCCTTGTACTCGGGGCCGACGACCTCGGAGCCCTCGCTCCGCTCAGCGCGCACCGGGGCGAGCGGGCCGTACTTGTCGAGGATCGACTTGTACTGCTTGAAGTCGATCTCGACGGACTCGACCCACTTGTCACCGGTCCACTTGTCGTACTCCTCCTTGGAGACCTCCTCCTTGGGGAGGATCTGGATGCCGTTGTAGACGGTGACGAAGGCGTAGTCCTTGTCGTAGTCCTCGAAGACCGCGAAGTCGTAGTGGGTCCAGGCCTGCTTACCGACGTAGATGCCCCACGGCGCCTTGCCCTTGTAGTAGCCGGGGACGAAGACCCACTTGTCGAAGACGTTCTTGCCGTCGAAGACGTTGTGGGCGGCGGTCACCACGAGGTTGCCGTACTTGGAGTGGATGGCGCTACCGGACGCCCACCACTTGTTGCCCTTGGAGTCAACCCAGAAGACCTTACCGACGGTCTTCGGCAGGTTGACGTTCTTCACCTTGGTAGCGGTGACCTTGCCGAAGCCGGTCGGGTTGGTCACGCCCGGCTTGCTGTCGGCCGAAGGCCCGCCCTTGACCTGCAGCTTCTCGCCGTTGATCTTGTAGTCGTACTTGTACTCGCGAGCCTGCTTCAGCGCGGCGGCGTTCTCGTCAAGCCAGAACTGCGCCACGGAGTAGGCGTCGGAGGTGGTCTTGGCGAGCATCTCGCTGCTCTTGATCGGAGCAGCGGAGGCGGCGGAGGTGGTGACCAGGGAGGCGCCCAGAACCGCGGACGCGG is a window from the Thermopolyspora flexuosa genome containing:
- a CDS encoding trypsin-like serine peptidase, which translates into the protein MNTRVKRLVLPLGGAVAASAVLGASLVTTSAASAAPIKSSEMLAKTTSDAYSVAQFWLDENAAALKQAREYKYDYKINGEKLQVKGGPSADSKPGVTNPTGFGKVTATKVKNVNLPKTVGKVFWVDSKGNKWWASGSAIHSKYGNLVVTAAHNVFDGKNVFDKWVFVPGYYKGKAPWGIYVGKQAWTHYDFAVFEDYDKDYAFVTVYNGIQILPKEEVSKEEYDKWTGDKWVESVEIDFKQYKSILDKYGPLAPVRAERSEGSEVVGPEYKGAVKSEVEVTAEQWKNAPDPKKGVKPANGTKVFPPKWTPLTKAQYEQLLKDKAAGKVLGQVIQDKRGNYWHIQYFVVQWIKPTKSIKFYLDHFYVGKVKDVGPLAKNVGAQGFAWNQKRGTTVFAFGYPGAEHPDGNKPYTGVTMKWSYGKTYTAINTKLKAEESIGLKSAMTAGADGGPLIWQYSSAKRVGYVNGVISWFGDSDGNGRIDFVASPYFDGETKAIYDAAANTWSGSIVGKNGELLKK